A stretch of the Takifugu flavidus isolate HTHZ2018 chromosome 1, ASM371156v2, whole genome shotgun sequence genome encodes the following:
- the kcng3 gene encoding potassium voltage-gated channel subfamily G member 3, protein MWRSEKMKFGKSICVLNVGGTRYAFTREVIRDFPLRRVSRLHACASEKEVLELCDDYDRDRNEFFFDRHAQAFVFIMLYVRSGKLRFIPGVCELSFYSEMLYWGLESAHLDSCCQRRLDDRMSEVGLDSLSEEDIRMSGEELPDAAEQAALAGRARWLEQTRRAFEEPNSSVAAQLLASVSVMFVIVSMVMLCASTLPDWDTAKRSSVEEHRIVEAVCIGWFTAECIVRFLVSRNKWDFLRRPLNIIDVIAITPYYVTMALARAGMPGAGLGVAGVLLRVLRMMRVFWLMKLARHFLGLQTLGLTLTRCYREMVMLLVFVCVAMAIYSALAQLLEHGLDLGTQNPDYASIPAAAWWVIISMTTVGYGDVYPITIGGRVLGGVCVVSGIVLLALPITFIYHSFVQCYHELKVRSARLARSLSSEVLQ, encoded by the exons ATGTGGAGGTCCGAGAAGATGAAGTTTGGCAAGAGCATCTGCGTGCTCAACGTGGGGGGGACCCGCTACGCCTTCACCCGGGAGGTGATCAGGGATTTCCCTCTCAGGCGTGTCAGCCGCCTGCATGCGTGCGCGTCCGAGAAAGAGGTTCTGGAGCTGTGCGACGACTACGACCGGGACCGGAACGAGTTCTTCTTCGACCGACACGCGCAAGCGTTCGTGTTCATCATGCTGTACGTGCGCTCCGGGAAACTCCGCTTCATCCCGGGGGTGTGCGAGCTCTCCTTCTACTCGGAGATGCTCTACTGGGGGCTGGAGAGCGCGCACCTGGACTCCTGCTGCCAGAGACGGCTGGACGACCGGATGTCCGAGGTCGGGCTGGACAGTCTGTCCGAGGAGGACATCCGGATGTCCGGGGAAGAGCTGCCGGACGCGGCGGAGCAGGCTGCGCTCGCGGGGCGCGCTCGCTGGCTGGAGCAGACGCGCAGAGCTTTCGAGGAGCCCAACTCGTCGGTGGCGGCGCAGCTGCTGGCGTCGGTGTCGGTGATGTTCGTCATCGTCTCCATGGTCATGCTGTGCGCGAGCACGCTGCCCGACTGGGACACGGCCAAGAGAAGCAGTGTGGAGGAGCACAG GATCGTGGAGGCCGTGTGTATCGGCTGGTTCACAGCTGAGTGCATCGTCCGTTTCCTGGTGTCCAGAAACAAGTGGGACTTCCTGCGGAGGCCCCTGAACATAATCGACGTGATCGCCATCACGCCCTACTACGTCACCATGGCGCTGGCCCGGGCCGGGATGCCGGGCGCTGGGCTGGGTGTGGCCGGGGTGCTGCTCCGGGTGCTGCGGATGATGCGGGTGTTCTGGCTGATGAAGCTGGCCAGACACTTCCTGGGCCTGCAGACGCTGGGACTGACGCTCACGCGCTGCTACAGGGAgatggtgatgctgctggtgtttgtctgCGTCGCCATGGCGATATACAGCGCCCTGGCCCAACTGTTGGAGCACGGCCTGGACTTGGGCACGCAGAATCCGGACTACGCCAGCATCCCTGCCGCCGCCTGGTGGGTCATCATCTCCATGACGACGGTGGGCTACGGGGACGTTTACCCCATCACCATAGGGGGGCGGGTGCTCGGGGGGGTGTGCGTGGTGAGCGGCATCGTTCTGCTGGCGCTGCCCATCACATTCATCTACCACAGCTTCGTGCAGTGCTACCACGAACTCAAGGTGCGCTCCGCCAGGCTGGCGCGCAGCCTCTCCTCGGAGGTCctgcagtga
- the LOC130533208 gene encoding cytochrome c oxidase subunit 7A-related protein, mitochondrial — MYYKFSGITQKLTGSGPAVAYNPQGLRPAVPAEPPAMVFGTPTRVLSEPGPAADFMGVNKVPDLQRIFQTTDGVPVHLKRGYPDRLLYRTTMALTVGGALYCLVALYFAAQPNRK; from the exons ATGTACTACAAATTCAGTGGGATTACGCAAAAATTGACGGGCTCGGGTCCTGCGGTGGCCTACAACCCTCAG GGGCTGCGGCCAGCGGTACCAGCGGAGCCTCCAGCCATGGTCTTCGGCACCCCCACCAGGGTTCTGTCAGAGCCGGGTCCTGCTGCGGACTTCATGGGAGTGAACAAGGTTCCGGACTTACAGAGGATCTTTCAG ACGACAGACGGCGTTCCCGTTCATCTGAAGCGCGGCTACCCCGACAGGCTGCTGTACCGCACCACCATGGCCCTCACAGTAGGGGGCGCTCTCTACTGCCTGGTGGCGCTTTACTTTGCAGCACAGCCCAACAGGAAATGA
- the pigf gene encoding phosphatidylinositol-glycan biosynthesis class F protein gives MWDREIRAMVSTHAIMAASVFMATVVPAVFLPGFSVYGTHLSWLYSVSAAVTAVSVAVFWLLGIAPPTKKHSLGYKLSRLCRCCVYFFLSCIFFHFVVLLYGAPLVESALETFSLAVLLTSLTTLRCLCVLGPNVQAWIRVFSRHGAMSVWDTCLQITVACTLVGAWVGAFPIPLDWDRPWQVWPVSCSLGAVIGFLTGLVAAPAWIHHHRKHLTYKSK, from the exons ATGTGGGACCGTGAAATCAGAGCCATGGTGTCCACTCACGCCATCATGGCCGCCTCGGTGTTCATGGCGACCGTCGTACCTGCGGTCTTTCTACCTGGCTTCTCAGTTTACGGGACTCACCTGTCGTGGCTCTACTCGGTGTCCGCCGCGGTCACGGCGGTCAGTGTCGCGGTCTTCTGGCTGCTCGGCATCGCGCCGCCCACCAAGAAGCACTCGCTGGGCTACAAG CTGTCCAGGCTGTGTCGCTGCTGCGTTTacttcttcctgtcctgcatCTTCTTCCACTTTGTGGTGCTTCTTTATGGAGCTCCGCTGGTCGA GTCCGCTTTAGAGACGTTCTCTCTCGCTGTTCTCTTGACCTCTCTGACCACGCTGAGGTGTCTGTGCGTGCTCGGCCCCAACGTCCAGGCCTGGATACGCGTGTTCAGCCGGCACGg AGCCATGTCTGTGTGGGACACCTGTCTTCAGATTACAGTGGCCTGCACGCTGGTGGGTGCCTGGGTGGGAGCCTTCCCcatccctctggactgggaccgACCGTGGCAG GTCTGGCCCGTTTCCTGTAGTCTGGGTGCTGTGATCGGGTTCCTGACTGGACTTGTTGCTGCTCCCGCCTGGATCCACCATCACCGCAAACACCTCACGTACAAGAGCAAGTGA
- the cript gene encoding cysteine-rich PDZ-binding protein, producing MVCEKCEKKLGKVITPDTWKDGARNTTESGGRKLNENKLLTSKKARFDPYSKTGFAICRICKSSVHQSGSHYCQGCAYKKGICAMCGKKVLDTKNYKQTSV from the exons ATGGTTTGCGAAAAGT GTGAGAAGAAGCTTGGAAAAGTGATCACACCTGATACCTGGAAGGATGGGGCGAGGAATACAACAG AGAGCGGTGGACGGAAACTCAACGAAAACAAGCTCCTGACTTCGAAGAAAGCACG CTTTGACCCCTACAGCAAGACGGGCTTTGCCATCTGCAGGATCTGCAAGAGCTCGGTCCATCAGTCGGGCTCACACTACTGCCAGGGCTGCGCATACAAGAAAG gaatctgtGCAATGTGTGGGAAGAAAGTTCTGGACACCAAGAACTACAAACAGACATCTGTGTAA